One stretch of Streptomyces hygroscopicus DNA includes these proteins:
- a CDS encoding protein mbtH: MSNPFENAEGRFFVLVNEERQYSLWPAFAEVPAGWTVVHGEDTRDACLEHINQNWTDMRPKSLVDAMSAA; this comes from the coding sequence ATGAGCAACCCGTTCGAGAACGCCGAGGGCCGCTTCTTCGTCCTGGTCAACGAGGAGCGGCAGTACTCCCTCTGGCCGGCGTTCGCCGAGGTCCCGGCCGGCTGGACGGTCGTCCACGGCGAGGACACCCGCGACGCGTGCCTCGAGCACATCAACCAGAACTGGACCGACATGCGGCCCAAGAGCCTGGTCGACGCGATGAGCGCCGCCTGA
- a CDS encoding siderophore 2,3-dihydroxybenzoate-glycine-threonine trimeric ester bacillibactin synthetase: MPDARTTRLPLTAAQSGMWYAQRLDPDNPIYNGAQYLEIQGLLDPDLLEEALRRVVRETDALRTRFAEDAEGVWQLVDPDGTGTVHYIDVSHEDDPQAAAEAWMRADYRRPLDLLGDELVRFAVLETAPDRFLWYHRCHHIVLDGFSGALISRRVAEIYTALTAGNPVPESGFGPLAGLVAADERYRASEDFAKDKAHWNTLLADRPKPPSLTAADPTMPTRLRRGTTWLSPESTRALREAGDRAGVPWPPVVTAVLAAYLQSLAGGDDIVVGLPVTGRVGKVARATPGMVSNVLPLRLSVRPESTFGELLTQVAGSMRRVLRHQRYRYEDLRRDLGLLGGDQRLVGPQINIMMFGHGLTFGELPAIPHTLNLGPVEDLSVVVHDLGEGQGLRIDFEGNPELYSEQDLALHQRRFVQLMESLADAGADRALGTVDILLPDERARLLPPTDDTPAALPDTTLTELFEARARESAESVAVVCGEESLSYGELNARANRLARLLVGRGVGVEDRVGLVLPRSVDLVVAVLAVLKAGAVYVPVDPGYPADRVAYVWEDAGPSLVVTEVGVGVQVPAGVPLVALDDVEVVVELAGLDGSDVGVRVSPEAAAYVIYTSGSTGRPKGVVVPHGNVVRLFEATDGWFGFGADDVWTLFHSFAFDFSVWELWGALLRGGRLVVVPFEVSRSPGEFLRLLADEGVTVLNQTPSAFYQLMQADREALEVGARLRLRWVVFGGEVLDLWRLEEWFDRHGDTGPVLVNMYGITETTVHVSYAALDSRVAKSGAGSVIGVGIPDLRVYVLDGGLRPVPVGVAGEMYVGGAGVARGYWNRPGLTAGRFVADPFGPAGARMYRSGDVARWTDGGVLEFVGRADGQVKVRGFRIELGEVEAVLGECVGVGQAVVVVREDRPGDRRLVAYVVPDAGGEVGAGALREHAAGLLPEHMVPSAFVVLERLPLTVNGKLDRKALPVPEAPVSAGGRAPRTPREEILCGLFAEILDAPRVSVDDNFFDLGGQSLLATRLLKRIHATFGVELTIRSLFEAPTPAELAVHLDDEDRGQPLDVLLPLRPHGTRPPVFCVHPAGGLSWCYSGLIKHLGQDYPVYGLQARGLDDDGEQLPTTIAEMADDYVRQIRTVQPSGPYRLVGYSAGGVIAHAMATRLEALGEETDLLGVLDTYPNQKMPPIDEQDVLADLLRWVGYDRRYLGGGPLTHERVTEVLQRLGSAMATLEGRHIEAITRIYANNSELFNTHLPDKFGGDILLVVATLDKIDISPTPDTWGPYVGGRIETREVDRQHTDLMKPGPLAEIGRILAAKLQDMDGPGPDAHGTAQ; encoded by the coding sequence ATGCCTGACGCCCGGACCACCCGGCTCCCCCTGACCGCCGCCCAGTCGGGAATGTGGTACGCCCAGCGGCTGGACCCCGACAACCCGATCTACAACGGCGCCCAGTACCTGGAGATCCAGGGGCTGCTCGACCCCGACCTCCTGGAGGAGGCGCTGCGCCGGGTCGTCCGGGAGACCGACGCGCTGCGCACCCGTTTCGCCGAGGACGCCGAGGGCGTATGGCAGTTGGTCGACCCGGACGGCACGGGCACGGTCCACTACATCGACGTCAGCCACGAGGACGACCCGCAGGCCGCGGCCGAGGCATGGATGCGCGCCGACTACCGGCGCCCGCTCGACCTCCTCGGCGACGAACTGGTCCGCTTCGCCGTCCTCGAGACCGCCCCCGACCGCTTCCTGTGGTACCACCGCTGCCACCACATCGTGCTGGACGGTTTCAGTGGCGCCCTGATCTCGCGGCGGGTCGCCGAGATCTACACCGCCCTGACGGCCGGGAACCCGGTGCCCGAGAGCGGATTCGGACCGTTGGCGGGCCTGGTTGCCGCCGACGAGCGCTACCGCGCCTCGGAGGACTTCGCCAAGGACAAGGCGCACTGGAACACCCTGCTCGCCGACCGCCCCAAGCCGCCCAGCCTGACGGCCGCGGACCCCACCATGCCGACCCGCCTGCGGCGCGGCACCACCTGGCTGTCCCCCGAGTCCACCCGTGCGCTGCGGGAGGCCGGAGACCGGGCCGGTGTCCCCTGGCCGCCCGTGGTGACGGCCGTCCTCGCCGCCTATCTGCAGAGCCTGGCCGGAGGCGATGACATCGTCGTCGGCCTGCCGGTGACCGGCCGGGTCGGCAAGGTAGCCCGGGCCACCCCGGGCATGGTCTCCAACGTCCTGCCGCTGCGGCTGTCCGTGCGGCCCGAGTCGACCTTCGGGGAACTGCTCACCCAGGTCGCCGGATCGATGCGGCGGGTACTGCGGCACCAGCGCTACCGCTACGAGGACCTGCGCCGCGACCTCGGCCTGCTCGGCGGCGACCAGCGCCTGGTCGGACCGCAGATCAACATTATGATGTTCGGCCACGGGCTGACCTTCGGCGAACTGCCCGCGATCCCGCACACCCTCAACCTCGGTCCGGTGGAGGATCTGTCGGTCGTCGTCCACGACCTGGGCGAGGGCCAGGGGCTGCGCATCGACTTCGAAGGCAACCCCGAGCTCTACAGCGAGCAGGATCTCGCCCTCCACCAGCGCAGATTCGTCCAGCTGATGGAGTCCCTCGCGGACGCCGGAGCGGACCGCGCCCTGGGCACCGTGGACATCCTCCTGCCCGACGAGCGGGCCCGTCTGCTGCCGCCGACGGACGACACTCCGGCCGCGCTACCGGACACCACCCTCACCGAGCTGTTCGAGGCGCGGGCGAGGGAGTCCGCCGAGAGCGTGGCGGTGGTGTGCGGCGAGGAGTCGTTGTCGTATGGGGAGCTGAACGCGCGGGCGAATCGGCTGGCGCGGTTGCTGGTGGGGCGTGGGGTGGGTGTTGAGGACCGGGTGGGGCTGGTGCTGCCGCGGTCGGTGGATCTGGTGGTGGCGGTTCTCGCGGTGTTGAAGGCCGGGGCGGTGTATGTGCCGGTGGATCCGGGTTATCCGGCCGACCGGGTGGCGTATGTGTGGGAGGACGCGGGTCCGTCGCTGGTGGTGACGGAGGTGGGTGTGGGAGTTCAGGTGCCGGCGGGGGTTCCGCTGGTGGCGCTGGATGACGTCGAGGTGGTGGTGGAGTTGGCGGGGCTGGATGGGTCGGATGTGGGGGTCCGTGTTTCGCCGGAGGCGGCCGCGTATGTGATTTACACGTCGGGTTCCACGGGGCGGCCCAAGGGTGTCGTCGTGCCGCACGGGAATGTGGTGCGCCTTTTTGAGGCGACGGATGGGTGGTTCGGGTTCGGTGCGGATGATGTGTGGACGCTGTTCCATTCGTTCGCGTTCGACTTTTCGGTGTGGGAGTTGTGGGGTGCGTTGTTGCGGGGTGGGCGGTTGGTGGTGGTGCCGTTTGAGGTGAGTCGTTCGCCGGGGGAGTTTTTGCGGTTGCTGGCGGATGAGGGGGTGACGGTGCTGAATCAGACGCCGTCGGCTTTCTATCAGTTGATGCAGGCGGATCGTGAGGCGCTGGAGGTGGGTGCCCGGTTGCGGCTGCGGTGGGTGGTGTTCGGTGGCGAGGTGCTGGATCTGTGGCGTCTTGAGGAATGGTTCGACCGGCATGGGGATACGGGTCCGGTTCTGGTGAACATGTATGGGATCACCGAGACGACTGTGCATGTCAGTTATGCGGCGTTGGATTCCCGTGTTGCGAAATCCGGTGCGGGGAGTGTTATCGGGGTTGGGATTCCTGACCTTCGGGTGTATGTCCTTGACGGTGGTTTGCGTCCGGTGCCCGTCGGTGTGGCGGGGGAGATGTATGTCGGGGGCGCTGGGGTGGCGCGTGGTTATTGGAATCGTCCGGGTTTGACGGCGGGGCGTTTTGTGGCGGATCCGTTCGGTCCGGCGGGTGCCCGGATGTATCGGTCGGGTGATGTGGCGCGGTGGACCGATGGGGGTGTGCTGGAGTTCGTCGGGCGGGCGGATGGCCAGGTGAAGGTGCGGGGGTTCCGTATCGAGTTGGGGGAGGTCGAGGCGGTTCTGGGGGAGTGTGTGGGGGTGGGGCAGGCGGTGGTGGTGGTCCGTGAGGACCGTCCCGGTGATAGGCGTCTGGTCGCGTATGTGGTCCCGGATGCCGGTGGCGAGGTGGGGGCGGGGGCGTTGCGGGAGCATGCGGCGGGGTTGTTGCCGGAGCATATGGTGCCCTCTGCCTTCGTGGTGCTGGAGCGGTTGCCGTTGACGGTGAACGGCAAGCTGGACCGTAAGGCGCTGCCCGTGCCGGAGGCGCCGGTGAGTGCGGGGGGTCGGGCGCCGCGTACGCCGCGTGAGGAGATCCTGTGCGGGTTGTTCGCCGAGATCCTCGACGCGCCCCGGGTGAGCGTGGACGACAACTTCTTCGACCTCGGCGGACAGTCGCTGCTGGCGACCCGGTTGCTCAAGCGCATCCACGCCACGTTCGGTGTCGAACTGACCATCCGCAGCCTCTTCGAGGCCCCGACGCCCGCCGAACTCGCGGTTCACCTCGACGACGAGGACCGGGGACAGCCGCTGGACGTGCTGCTGCCGCTGCGGCCGCACGGCACCCGTCCCCCGGTCTTCTGCGTCCACCCGGCGGGCGGCCTGAGCTGGTGCTACTCCGGGCTCATCAAGCACCTGGGCCAGGACTATCCCGTCTACGGCCTGCAGGCGCGCGGGCTCGACGACGACGGCGAGCAACTGCCCACGACGATCGCCGAGATGGCCGACGACTATGTGCGGCAGATCCGCACCGTCCAGCCCTCGGGCCCCTACCGGCTGGTCGGCTACTCGGCGGGCGGGGTCATCGCCCACGCCATGGCCACCCGCCTGGAGGCGCTGGGCGAGGAGACCGACCTGCTGGGCGTGCTGGACACCTACCCGAACCAGAAGATGCCGCCCATCGACGAACAGGACGTGCTGGCCGACCTGTTGCGGTGGGTCGGCTACGACCGGCGCTACCTCGGAGGCGGGCCGCTCACCCATGAGCGGGTGACCGAGGTGCTGCAGCGCCTCGGCAGCGCCATGGCCACCCTCGAGGGCCGCCACATCGAGGCCATCACCAGGATCTACGCCAACAACAGCGAACTGTTCAACACGCATCTCCCGGACAAGTTCGGCGGCGACATCCTGCTGGTCGTCGCCACGCTCGACAAGATCGACATCTCCCCGACCCCGGACACCTGGGGCCCCTATGTCGGCGGGCGGATCGAGACGCGGGAAGTCGACCGGCAGCACACGGACCTCATGAAGCCCGGTCCTCTGGCGGAGATCGGGCGCATTCTGGCCGCGAAACTCCAGGACATGGACGGCCCCGGACC